A genomic stretch from Lathyrus oleraceus cultivar Zhongwan6 chromosome 2, CAAS_Psat_ZW6_1.0, whole genome shotgun sequence includes:
- the LOC127118727 gene encoding 2-oxoglutarate-dependent dioxygenase 19, with protein MLSLKCLVESNSLKSIPSKYICLNKNEEHDSILLNETENVPIIDFSQLISVDFNIRSMAIQKLGDACRDWGFFMLINHGVSEKLRDEVLRGSQCFFDLSSEDKKEYIGEKLFDPIRCGTSFNIKVDKTLYWRDYLKCYVHPQLHVPNKPIAFSETLEEYVTKSRELIGELLKGISMSLGLEENYIHKMMNVDMGSQLLVINYYPPCPKPELVMGLPAHTDHGLLTLLMQNELCGLQIEHNGKWIPVNPLPNSFLINTGDHLEILTNGKYKSVVHRALVMNKKSARISVGTAHGPTLDTIVTPAPELLSKNNPSTYRGITYKDYLQLQQSRELERRSCLDYIRI; from the exons ATGTTAAGTCTTAAATGTTTAGTGGAATCAAACTCTCTAAAGTCGATTCCTTCAAAGTATATCTGTCTCAACAAAAATGAAGAACATGATTCCATATTGTTAAATGAAACAGAGAATGTTCCAATCATTGATTTTTCTCAGCTCATATCGGTTGATTTTAATATCCGTTCCATGGCTATTCAAAAACTAGGTGATGCATGTCGCGATTGGGGTTTCTTTATG ttaATAAATCATGGAGTATCGGAGAAGTTGAGAGATGAAGTGTTAAGAGGAAGCCAATGTTTTTTTGATCTATCAAGTGAAGATAAAAAGGAATATATTGGTGAAAAACTATTTGATCCAATTAGATGTGGAACAAGCTTCAATATCAAAGTTGATAAAACTCTCTATTGGAGAGATTATCTCAAATGCTATGTTCACCCTCAATTGCATGTTCCCAACAAACCCATTGCTTTTAG TGAAACTTTAGAGGAATATGTGACAAAGAGCAGAGAACTAATTGGAGAATTGCTAAAAGGAATATCTATGAGTTTGGGCCTAGAAGAAAATTACATACACAAAATGATGAATGTAGATATGGGCTCCCAGTTGCTTGTTATAAACTATTACCCACCTTGCCCTAAGCCCGAACTTGTCATGGGCTTACCAGCTCACACAGATCATGGGCTTTTAACTCTCTTGATGCAAAATGAGCTTTGTGGGCTTCAAATTGAACATAATGGCAAGTGGATTCCTGTTAATCCTTTACCCAACTCCTTTCTCATCAATACTGGAGATCATTTGGAG ATACTTACGAATGGAAAATATAAGAGTGTTGTTCATCGTGCTTTGGTGATGAATAAGAAAAGTGCGAGAATTTCTGTTGGTACAGCACATGGGCCTACACTTGACACCATTGTCACCCCTGCACCAGAGTTGCTTAGTAAGAACAATCCATCAACATATCGTGGCATTACTTATAAAGATTATTTGCAACTTCAACAGAGTCGTGAATTAGAGAGAAGATCTTGTTTGGATTATATTCGAATTTGA